One window from the genome of Paraconexibacter algicola encodes:
- a CDS encoding cytochrome b: MPKLKLPLPPIPDKVVPLPKRPGQPKQGPVDLAKEAGISAVDWVDERTSLSGAARWMMFRKVPKGTNWFYTLGSATMFAFLSQAVTGVFLAMYYRPDAASGAYESMRYVNDEVFLGEFVHGMHKWGSSVMVILIFLHMARTFFFGAYKYPRELNWVIGVVLLILTMTMSFTGYLLPFDQRSYWATIVGVNINGTGPLVGPFLSDFLRGGPEFGATTLSRFYAIHMLLVPGLLGALIGFHLYLVAKLGTTAPPWVSAEKYTKKDEEQA; this comes from the coding sequence CGCTCCCGAAGCGGCCCGGCCAGCCCAAGCAGGGCCCGGTCGACCTCGCCAAGGAGGCCGGCATCTCCGCGGTCGACTGGGTCGACGAGCGGACCAGCCTCTCCGGCGCCGCCCGCTGGATGATGTTCCGCAAGGTGCCCAAGGGCACCAACTGGTTCTACACGCTGGGCTCGGCGACGATGTTCGCCTTCCTGAGCCAGGCGGTCACGGGCGTCTTCCTCGCGATGTACTACCGGCCCGACGCCGCCTCCGGCGCGTACGAGTCGATGCGCTACGTCAACGACGAGGTCTTCCTCGGCGAGTTCGTGCACGGCATGCACAAGTGGGGCTCGTCGGTGATGGTGATCCTGATCTTCCTCCACATGGCGAGGACGTTCTTCTTCGGCGCGTACAAGTACCCGCGCGAGCTGAACTGGGTCATCGGCGTCGTCCTGCTCATCCTGACGATGACGATGTCGTTCACCGGCTACCTGCTGCCGTTCGACCAGCGCTCCTACTGGGCCACGATCGTCGGCGTGAACATCAACGGCACGGGCCCGCTCGTCGGTCCGTTCCTGTCGGACTTCCTCCGTGGCGGCCCCGAGTTCGGCGCCACGACCCTGTCGCGGTTCTACGCGATCCACATGTTGCTCGTGCCGGGCCTCCTGGGCGCCCTGATCGGCTTCCACCTGTACCTGGTGGCCAAGCTCGGCACCACCGCCCCGCCGTGGGTCTCGGCGGAGAAGTACACGAAGAAGGACGAGGAGCAGGCGTGA